From a region of the Pseudanabaena sp. PCC 7367 genome:
- a CDS encoding Uma2 family endonuclease yields the protein MIAPVTAQVTKKLFSVDDYYRIYRSGVITDADRVELIAGEIVYMSPTGAKHSACVNRLSYLLIDAFGRDVMTIIQNPVNLDQFSQPQPDLVLAKWKDDYYASGHPTPADIYLLIEVSDSSVGIDKNYKMPLYAQAGIPETWLVNLPAQSIEVYRQSTANRYAEPQIYKSGQTISLQSFPAMQIPVAQIFPIGKGDKA from the coding sequence ATGATCGCGCCTGTGACTGCTCAAGTGACCAAGAAGTTATTTAGCGTTGATGATTATTACCGCATTTATCGGTCAGGGGTAATCACCGATGCCGATCGGGTGGAATTAATCGCTGGAGAAATTGTTTATATGTCGCCTACTGGGGCAAAGCATTCAGCATGTGTCAATCGGCTCAGCTACCTTTTGATCGATGCTTTTGGTCGAGATGTAATGACGATTATTCAAAACCCAGTTAATCTGGATCAGTTTTCCCAACCCCAGCCTGATCTTGTTTTAGCTAAGTGGAAAGATGATTATTATGCCTCTGGCCACCCCACGCCTGCTGATATTTATCTCTTAATCGAAGTGTCTGATAGTTCGGTAGGAATCGATAAGAACTATAAAATGCCATTGTATGCCCAAGCAGGAATCCCAGAAACCTGGTTAGTTAATTTGCCTGCCCAATCGATTGAGGTATATCGCCAATCTACGGCTAATCGCTACGCCGAACCACAGATTTACAAGTCAGGACAAACTATTAGCTTGCAATCTTTTCCAGCTATGCAAATTCCGGTGGCACAGATTTTCCCGATCGGGAAGGGAGATAAAGCATAA
- a CDS encoding Uma2 family endonuclease yields the protein MTAHTLNLESVVELSDDQFYLLCRRNPDLRFERSAQGDLIIMSPTGSETGNRNIELGADLVIWNRRTKLGYCFDSDSGFKLPNGANRAPDLSWIRKERYETLSKPERKKFAPICPDFVMELMSPSDELRVVQAKMAEYIENGAKLGWLINPEAKQVEIYRPGRDKELLEMPQTLSGEEVLPGFELDLGFMWEE from the coding sequence ATGACCGCCCACACCCTGAATCTCGAATCAGTCGTAGAATTAAGCGATGACCAATTCTATCTGCTTTGTCGGCGCAATCCTGACCTGCGGTTCGAGCGCAGCGCCCAGGGAGATTTAATCATTATGTCCCCCACTGGTAGTGAAACTGGCAATCGTAATATTGAGCTGGGCGCAGACCTAGTGATTTGGAATCGCCGTACTAAATTAGGTTATTGCTTTGATTCAGATAGTGGATTTAAGTTACCAAATGGTGCCAATCGTGCCCCTGATTTGAGTTGGATTAGAAAAGAGCGCTACGAAACCCTGAGTAAACCAGAAAGAAAAAAGTTTGCCCCCATCTGCCCTGATTTTGTGATGGAGTTGATGTCGCCCAGTGATGAACTCAGAGTAGTTCAAGCGAAAATGGCTGAGTATATCGAGAATGGGGCAAAGTTGGGCTGGTTGATTAATCCAGAAGCCAAGCAAGTAGAAATCTATCGCCCTGGTAGGGATAAAGAATTATTAGAAATGCCGCAAACCCTGAGTGGTGAAGAGGTGTTGCCAGGGTTTGAGTTGGATTTGGGGTTTATGTGGGAGGAATAA
- a CDS encoding Uma2 family endonuclease has translation MIAPVTAQVTKKLFSVDDYYRIYRSGVITDAERVELIAGEIVYMSPTGAKHATCVDRLNRILMRQLIDRSQLRVQSSIHLSAQSQPQPDLALLKLKEDEYESGHPSPADTADSAIEYDMIGVK, from the coding sequence ATGATCGCGCCTGTGACTGCTCAAGTGACCAAGAAGTTATTTAGCGTTGATGATTATTACCGCATTTATCGGTCAGGGGTAATCACCGATGCCGAGCGGGTGGAATTAATCGCTGGAGAAATTGTCTATATGTCGCCTACTGGGGCAAAACATGCTACCTGTGTCGATCGGCTCAACCGCATTTTAATGCGCCAGTTAATTGACCGATCTCAATTGCGGGTGCAAAGCTCAATTCATCTCTCGGCGCAATCACAGCCCCAACCAGACCTGGCTCTGCTCAAGCTTAAGGAAGATGAATATGAATCCGGCCACCCCAGCCCAGCGGATACAGCAGATTCCGCAATAGAATATGACATGATAGGAGTAAAGTAA
- a CDS encoding helix-turn-helix domain-containing protein: MRAHSLDLRQRIVTAYENKEGSIRELATRFSVSKDSVHQLLQLYRTTGSVEPIPYKAGAKAKFNEAALAELAKLVAAKNDATLSELCEQMYERTGIRVSEPTMCRTLQRQELTRKKNFSRR; encoded by the coding sequence ATGAGAGCCCATTCTCTAGATTTGCGTCAGCGCATAGTCACAGCGTACGAAAATAAAGAAGGTTCAATCCGTGAGTTGGCAACCCGATTCAGCGTTAGTAAAGACAGTGTCCATCAGCTGCTCCAACTTTATCGCACTACTGGTTCAGTTGAGCCAATTCCATACAAGGCAGGAGCAAAAGCCAAGTTTAATGAAGCTGCTCTGGCTGAGTTAGCAAAGTTAGTAGCCGCTAAAAATGATGCCACACTGTCGGAGTTATGTGAGCAAATGTATGAACGTACTGGCATCAGGGTATCAGAACCAACCATGTGCCGTACGTTGCAAAGGCAGGAGTTAACTCGAAAAAAAAACTTTTCACGCCGATGA
- a CDS encoding IS630 family transposase yields MQQLRADYQRWLWPQAMENLVFIDETGVNLAMTRLYARATLGERAYASKPLARGKNVTIIGAMALRGVLTNFTFTGSNNTDTFVSYLKDKLLPNLWSGAIVIMDNLSVHKVDPVRELIESVGAHLVYLPPYSPELNPIEMLWSKVKQFLRSWAARDYDDLHKAISNALAKVSLDDIMGWFLEADLCASLI; encoded by the coding sequence GTGCAACAGCTGAGAGCAGATTATCAACGCTGGCTTTGGCCACAGGCAATGGAAAACCTGGTATTCATTGATGAGACAGGCGTTAACCTGGCAATGACCAGGTTGTATGCAAGGGCTACTCTAGGTGAGAGAGCCTATGCTAGTAAACCACTTGCTCGAGGCAAAAACGTTACTATAATTGGGGCTATGGCATTACGCGGTGTGCTGACTAATTTTACTTTTACTGGTAGCAATAATACTGATACTTTCGTGTCCTATCTCAAAGATAAATTGCTGCCTAACCTATGGTCTGGTGCAATTGTGATTATGGATAACCTCAGTGTACATAAGGTTGATCCTGTGCGAGAGTTAATTGAGTCCGTCGGTGCTCACTTGGTTTACTTACCGCCTTATTCACCAGAGCTAAATCCGATTGAGATGCTGTGGTCAAAGGTGAAACAGTTTCTACGCTCTTGGGCGGCCAGGGACTATGATGACTTGCATAAAGCTATTTCTAACGCTCTTGCCAAGGTTTCTCTAGACGATATTATGGGCTGGTTCCTTGAGGCCGATCTCTGTGCGTCTCTAATCTGA
- a CDS encoding Uma2 family endonuclease, which translates to MRCIYLLIEVADSSLLYDRNVKMPMYAAAGIVEFWLVDVEAQSIEVYRQPDANGYAETQIFKPGQNISLTAFPDVQIPVESVFPIGKGDKA; encoded by the coding sequence ATGCGCTGTATTTATCTCTTAATCGAGGTGGCGGATAGCTCGCTGTTGTACGATCGCAATGTCAAAATGCCGATGTATGCAGCGGCGGGAATTGTTGAGTTCTGGCTGGTGGATGTTGAAGCGCAATCGATTGAGGTTTATCGCCAGCCTGATGCTAATGGCTATGCAGAAACACAGATTTTTAAACCAGGCCAGAATATTAGCTTGACAGCTTTTCCTGATGTGCAAATTCCGGTGGAGTCAGTTTTCCCGATCGGGAAGGGAGATAAAGCATAA
- a CDS encoding Uma2 family endonuclease, giving the protein MTAHTLNLESVIELSDDQFYLLCRRNPDLRFERSANGDLIIMSPTGYETSENNSELVADLVIWNRRTKLGHCSESNGAFVLPNGAIRAPDMSWIRKDRYEALSKAERAKFAPICPDFVMELMSPSDELKVVQAKLIEYIENGARLGWLINPEAKQVEIYRPNSRSGQDAQPEKELLEMPQTLSGEDVLPGFELDLGFMWE; this is encoded by the coding sequence ATGACCGCCCACACCCTGAATCTCGAATCAGTCATAGAACTAAGCGATGACCAATTCTATCTGCTTTGTCGGCGTAATCCTGACCTGCGATTCGAGCGCAGCGCCAATGGAGATTTAATCATTATGTCCCCCACTGGATATGAAACAAGTGAAAATAATTCAGAACTAGTTGCAGACTTAGTGATTTGGAATCGCCGTACAAAGCTAGGTCATTGTTCTGAATCTAATGGTGCGTTTGTTTTACCCAATGGTGCAATCCGTGCTCCTGATATGAGTTGGATTAGAAAAGATCGCTATGAAGCCCTGAGCAAAGCTGAACGGGCTAAATTTGCGCCGATCTGTCCTGATTTTGTGATGGAGCTGATGTCACCTAGCGATGAGCTTAAAGTGGTGCAGGCGAAGCTGATTGAATATATTGAAAATGGCGCTAGACTTGGTTGGCTGATTAACCCCGAAGCCAAGCAGGTGGAAATCTATCGACCCAATTCAAGGTCAGGTCAAGATGCTCAGCCAGAAAAAGAATTATTAGAAATGCCCCAAACCCTGAGTGGTGAAGATGTGCTACCAGGGTTTGAGTTGGATTTGGGGTTTATGTGGGAATAA
- a CDS encoding PFE-CTERM domain-containing protein, with protein sequence MNMLLKGALFAATIAVAGSINSSPAEALTWRFDNVEYVIGGTITGSFDYDADTNTYSNIDIISTAGSSGAFENGRFYPGPFINYTGTSSSGFGSPAPRNYVSNMVIGESSVSFFLDLEFARPLTNAGGTIDLINRTNLGERAGIQVRRIDTTNFNPTVTTVPVPFEFEASLGLIAPGGMFGGYVFNKKRKANKQLNA encoded by the coding sequence ATGAATATGCTTTTAAAAGGTGCTTTGTTTGCTGCCACGATCGCTGTGGCTGGTAGCATTAACTCCAGTCCAGCAGAAGCGCTTACCTGGAGATTTGATAATGTTGAATATGTCATCGGTGGTACCATAACTGGCAGTTTTGATTATGATGCTGATACTAATACTTATTCCAATATCGATATAATCTCCACTGCTGGGTCAAGCGGCGCATTTGAGAACGGCAGGTTTTATCCTGGACCTTTTATCAACTATACAGGTACGTCTTCAAGCGGTTTCGGCTCGCCAGCGCCTAGGAATTATGTTTCTAACATGGTTATTGGTGAGAGTAGTGTTTCATTTTTTCTCGATCTTGAGTTTGCCAGACCACTCACAAATGCAGGTGGTACGATTGACTTAATCAACAGAACTAACCTCGGAGAGAGAGCTGGTATACAAGTCCGTCGTATAGACACTACTAATTTTAATCCTACTGTTACGACTGTACCAGTACCGTTTGAGTTTGAAGCCTCGCTGGGTCTGATTGCCCCTGGTGGCATGTTTGGTGGTTATGTGTTTAATAAAAAGAGAAAGGCGAATAAGCAGCTAAATGCCTAG
- the cpeB gene encoding C-phycoerythrin subunit beta, giving the protein MLDAFSRAVVSADASTSTVADISALRNFVSNGNRRLDAVNAIASNASCMVSDAVAGMICENQSLIQAGGNCYPNRRMAACLRDAEIVLRYITYALLAGDASVLDDRCLNGLKETYAALGVPVASTVRAVQIMKAQAVAHIQDNPSEAMAGNRLRKMGTPVVDDRCATLVAEASSYFDRVIAALS; this is encoded by the coding sequence ATGCTTGACGCTTTTTCTAGAGCTGTAGTCTCTGCAGATGCCAGTACCTCCACCGTAGCTGACATTTCCGCCCTCAGAAACTTCGTATCCAATGGCAACCGTCGCTTGGACGCTGTAAATGCGATCGCCAGTAACGCTAGCTGTATGGTTTCTGATGCCGTAGCCGGTATGATTTGCGAAAACCAAAGCTTGATTCAAGCCGGTGGTAACTGCTACCCCAATCGTCGCATGGCGGCTTGCTTACGTGATGCTGAAATCGTCCTGCGCTACATCACCTATGCGCTATTGGCTGGTGATGCTTCTGTCCTAGACGATCGCTGCTTGAATGGCCTCAAAGAAACCTACGCAGCCCTGGGCGTGCCCGTAGCCTCCACCGTACGTGCCGTTCAAATCATGAAGGCTCAAGCGGTTGCTCACATCCAAGACAACCCCAGCGAAGCCATGGCCGGTAACCGACTCCGTAAAATGGGTACTCCTGTGGTAGACGATCGTTGCGCCACCTTGGTTGCTGAAGCTTCCAGCTATTTCGATCGCGTGATTGCTGCGCTCAGCTAG
- a CDS encoding phycocyanin, producing MKSVVTTVIAAADAAGRFPSSSDLESVQGSIQRAAARLEAAEKLAGNLDAVAGEAYDACIKKYPYLNNDGEANSTDTYKAKCARDIKHYMRLIQYCLVVGGTGPLDEWGIAGQREVYRALNLPTAPYVEALSYARNRGCTPRDMSAQALTEYNALLDYAINSLS from the coding sequence ATGAAATCCGTTGTTACCACTGTAATCGCCGCTGCCGATGCAGCCGGTCGTTTCCCCAGTAGCTCTGACCTAGAATCAGTCCAAGGTTCAATCCAACGTGCTGCTGCTCGTTTGGAAGCTGCTGAAAAGCTAGCTGGCAACCTCGACGCTGTTGCTGGTGAAGCCTATGATGCTTGCATCAAAAAGTATCCTTACCTGAACAATGATGGTGAAGCCAACTCCACCGATACCTACAAGGCCAAGTGTGCCCGTGACATCAAGCATTACATGCGCTTGATCCAATATTGCTTGGTAGTTGGTGGTACTGGCCCATTGGATGAATGGGGTATTGCTGGTCAGCGTGAAGTATATCGCGCTTTAAACCTGCCTACTGCTCCTTATGTGGAAGCATTGAGCTATGCCCGCAATCGCGGTTGTACTCCTCGTGACATGTCTGCTCAAGCATTGACCGAGTACAATGCCCTACTGGACTATGCAATCAATTCCCTTTCCTAG
- a CDS encoding HEAT repeat domain-containing protein, with the protein MDKRFANLFNLSEDEAIALLDTPGDQLGEQDSRYIAAAHLVNFKTSKTIAALIRAVQRTDPDLENRIVRRKAVETLGRLQATEAIPVIRACLDEEDNYLIENAVWAIGEIGKLDRIEPSLLAEVTQLLEKPGQTYRVIIHTLTSLNYELALPAIRKFTASEDLPTASAALTSIYRFTGDHEPMQRVLSMLQSDQVLARRLAIQDLVDARYYEAIAAIARTPVSLVFRLRGIRLLAEMGMAEGKIDFEQQVAPHLEQTLRDHPADLELVHEYDQPPDLAFLVRELYQTDFGRCYLALKTLLMEHAEVAPAALFDTYEAEAKADYGAHFHVIKLFGWLNHAPAYAMLQHNLHHPQPQFQKSRAAAAIALAEIAQGNEQVDKQTVINELKSCLDTRIWDLKYALLLALEQLGDSGEYARFSDDPDFLIRAKAQAKLAPIHHQGDR; encoded by the coding sequence ATGGATAAACGATTTGCCAATCTGTTTAACCTCAGTGAAGATGAGGCGATCGCCCTGCTGGATACCCCCGGCGATCAATTAGGCGAGCAGGATTCGCGCTATATTGCCGCTGCCCATCTGGTGAACTTCAAGACATCAAAAACAATCGCCGCTTTAATCAGAGCAGTCCAACGCACCGACCCTGACTTAGAGAATCGGATTGTGCGGCGCAAAGCAGTGGAAACCCTGGGGCGATTGCAGGCCACCGAGGCGATCCCAGTGATTCGTGCTTGTCTGGACGAAGAGGATAACTATTTGATTGAGAATGCGGTCTGGGCGATCGGTGAAATCGGCAAGCTTGATCGCATTGAGCCAAGTTTGTTAGCAGAAGTGACGCAACTGCTAGAAAAACCTGGCCAGACCTATCGGGTGATTATCCACACCCTGACCAGTTTGAACTATGAACTTGCATTACCTGCGATTCGTAAATTCACCGCCTCAGAGGATCTGCCCACCGCCAGCGCGGCGCTAACTTCCATCTATCGGTTCACTGGCGACCATGAACCCATGCAACGAGTGCTGAGCATGTTGCAGAGTGATCAGGTGCTGGCCAGACGATTGGCGATTCAGGATCTGGTTGATGCCCGATATTATGAAGCGATCGCCGCGATCGCCCGTACGCCAGTTTCATTGGTGTTCAGGTTACGGGGCATTCGCCTATTGGCAGAAATGGGCATGGCTGAGGGAAAAATTGATTTTGAGCAGCAGGTTGCGCCCCACTTGGAACAAACCCTGCGCGATCATCCCGCTGATTTAGAGCTGGTGCATGAATATGACCAACCGCCGGATTTAGCTTTTTTAGTTAGGGAACTCTATCAAACCGATTTTGGTCGGTGCTATCTGGCGCTTAAAACGCTCTTGATGGAACATGCTGAGGTTGCCCCTGCGGCGTTGTTTGATACCTATGAGGCAGAGGCCAAGGCCGATTATGGTGCTCATTTTCATGTAATTAAACTTTTCGGTTGGCTGAACCATGCCCCAGCCTACGCGATGTTGCAGCATAATTTACACCATCCCCAACCGCAGTTCCAGAAGTCCCGTGCGGCGGCAGCGATCGCCCTGGCGGAGATTGCCCAAGGTAATGAGCAGGTTGATAAGCAAACGGTGATTAATGAACTCAAGTCTTGCCTGGATACTAGAATCTGGGACTTGAAATATGCGCTGCTGCTGGCGCTGGAGCAACTTGGTGACAGTGGTGAATATGCCCGATTCAGTGATGATCCCGATTTCCTGATTCGCGCCAAGGCACAAGCCAAGCTCGCTCCTATTCATCATCAAGGCGATCGCTAA
- a CDS encoding HEAT repeat domain-containing protein, translating into MSTDALFEQLKHPNPNLRDRAMWELVDHASPEVIDKLMSLLSETDTTYRRAAVKTLGAIGADTVSPLAAALLNSDDVTVRGSAAKAIAQVVINHPDQPLSEEGVQALKTALGDANPVVNIGAVMALERMGTPAVEILIEALQTTDNPALALPIVNAIASIGDQRGVVVLQSIVEDEATDAYVREAANSALARLDLTSSFERREYPS; encoded by the coding sequence ATGTCCACCGATGCCCTGTTCGAGCAACTCAAACACCCTAATCCCAATCTGCGCGATCGTGCCATGTGGGAACTGGTTGACCATGCTTCGCCAGAAGTGATTGATAAATTAATGAGCCTGCTCAGCGAAACCGATACCACCTATCGACGGGCGGCGGTAAAGACCCTGGGGGCGATCGGGGCAGACACAGTCTCTCCCCTGGCGGCGGCATTGCTGAATAGCGATGATGTGACGGTGCGGGGTAGTGCGGCCAAGGCGATCGCGCAAGTGGTAATCAACCATCCTGACCAACCCCTATCCGAAGAAGGTGTGCAAGCGCTCAAAACCGCCCTGGGGGATGCGAATCCAGTCGTAAATATTGGCGCGGTGATGGCCTTAGAACGAATGGGAACCCCAGCAGTAGAGATTCTGATTGAGGCATTGCAAACTACCGATAATCCGGCGCTGGCACTGCCGATTGTGAATGCGATCGCTAGCATTGGTGATCAGCGTGGCGTGGTGGTGCTACAAAGTATTGTTGAAGATGAAGCAACGGATGCTTACGTGCGCGAGGCGGCTAATAGTGCCCTGGCGCGATTGGATCTGACTTCTTCGTTTGAACGCCGTGAATATCCTTCTTAA
- a CDS encoding phycocyanin, producing MDALKQSIEAAREQGRFLDQSQMERFRVLFQKSEARLYIAKLITAHAAELVEAVTSNHTNSDGIACLYCADVLRHITYSLLAGNESILEDDFLDRLIKDLVSLAGSIEPFRQAIGALKNALLELLNAPTSRNNINQDYYGEIVNKVANDFDIITAHFRLETHRDRPQGTSP from the coding sequence ATGGACGCGCTTAAACAAAGTATTGAAGCTGCCAGAGAGCAAGGCAGGTTTTTGGATCAGTCTCAGATGGAGCGATTTCGTGTTTTGTTCCAAAAATCAGAGGCGCGGTTATATATTGCTAAATTAATTACTGCTCATGCGGCAGAACTGGTTGAGGCAGTGACGAGTAATCATACCAATTCTGATGGGATTGCCTGTCTGTACTGTGCTGATGTGCTGCGCCATATCACTTACTCTTTGCTGGCTGGTAATGAATCCATCCTTGAAGATGATTTTCTGGATCGGTTGATCAAGGATTTGGTATCCCTGGCAGGTTCGATCGAGCCTTTCCGCCAAGCGATCGGTGCTCTAAAGAATGCTTTGCTTGAGTTGCTAAATGCTCCTACTAGTAGAAATAACATTAACCAGGACTACTATGGGGAGATTGTAAACAAGGTTGCCAATGACTTCGATATTATTACAGCGCATTTCAGATTAGAGACGCACAGAGATCGGCCTCAAGGAACCAGCCCATAA
- a CDS encoding Tic22 family protein, translating into MRMKSLTKFAANTCLVGAIALSPIFITPVADKPAFASSTESIETILQDIPVFFITDQADNPLISTNSKSGKKFLVLFLSPEEAQEVFRRAQADGAQIAHIRAVSLAQFYDTLNTFAEADITVRVQASKQALESASFLQEQQREQSQ; encoded by the coding sequence ATGCGTATGAAATCTTTGACTAAGTTTGCTGCGAACACCTGCCTGGTAGGAGCGATCGCCCTGAGCCCTATATTCATAACTCCTGTCGCTGATAAACCAGCTTTCGCTTCATCCACAGAATCAATCGAAACCATCTTGCAAGATATTCCGGTATTTTTTATTACCGATCAAGCCGATAACCCACTCATATCCACCAACTCCAAAAGTGGCAAAAAATTCCTGGTTCTCTTCCTCTCCCCCGAAGAAGCACAAGAGGTGTTTAGGCGGGCGCAGGCAGACGGTGCTCAGATCGCGCATATCCGCGCAGTGAGTCTGGCTCAGTTTTACGATACGCTTAACACCTTTGCAGAGGCAGATATTACAGTTAGAGTTCAAGCTTCCAAACAAGCGCTTGAATCTGCCAGCTTTTTACAAGAGCAGCAAAGGGAGCAATCCCAGTAA
- a CDS encoding pentapeptide repeat-containing protein, with the protein MTDRDFHHLHASIDLAGKDLYQANLSNQDLSQANLSSATLIRANLFQANLCHANLNNADLRAADLSDANLSNANLEGACLYRVNLCGTDLSQANLTDIQLKGAVYDRKTSFPDGFNYQSSGAIGPGANLNGAPLNTANLPNADLTGANMLGAYLGGAYLCGANLTRVRLSQADLRRSVLTGATLREARINNANLSGVDLRAADLTGIEFEQLESIAGADFSMAIGLTEELRGRLLSYPPEQLDTLHPITLTTTRQSLAH; encoded by the coding sequence ATGACCGATCGGGATTTTCATCACCTCCACGCTAGCATTGACCTGGCAGGTAAAGACCTCTACCAAGCCAACCTGAGCAATCAGGACTTGAGTCAGGCCAACCTGAGCAGTGCCACGCTGATTAGGGCGAACCTTTTCCAGGCCAATCTCTGCCATGCGAATTTAAATAACGCTGACTTGCGGGCAGCCGATCTCAGCGACGCGAACCTGAGCAATGCCAATCTAGAGGGTGCTTGTTTATATCGGGTCAATCTTTGCGGTACTGATTTAAGCCAAGCGAACCTGACCGATATTCAACTCAAAGGCGCAGTCTACGACCGCAAAACCAGCTTCCCCGATGGATTTAACTATCAATCATCCGGCGCGATCGGCCCCGGCGCAAACCTCAACGGCGCACCCTTGAACACGGCCAATTTGCCAAATGCTGACCTGACTGGGGCAAACATGCTGGGCGCTTATTTGGGAGGAGCTTATCTGTGTGGCGCAAACTTAACCAGAGTGCGACTATCCCAAGCGGACTTGCGGCGATCGGTTTTGACCGGGGCAACCCTGCGCGAGGCCAGGATCAATAATGCCAACCTTTCTGGCGTAGACCTGCGGGCAGCGGACTTGACCGGAATTGAGTTTGAACAATTAGAGAGTATCGCTGGGGCGGATTTTTCGATGGCGATCGGCCTGACTGAGGAGCTACGGGGGCGATTGCTCAGCTATCCACCGGAGCAGTTGGATACGTTGCATCCGATTACGCTAACCACTACTCGTCAAAGTTTAGCTCACTAA
- a CDS encoding HEAT repeat domain-containing protein: MNIQQIETDLKHPDFHYRIKAIAALRDFPAEVAVPLLREHHQDREFLVRSFVARELGRQKIPASFELLLQMMLCDDNPNVRAEAANSVSLFEDIAPPHLVQSFARDDNWLVRRSILGALADMQCVAELLAVSQLGIAGEDLSVKGTSIAALATLAKTEFAAAALELILANNDSTVEYVRIRVAHALRAFDAPEAREALAQLRQDESHRVVGAALEGLLPQDV, encoded by the coding sequence ATGAATATTCAACAAATTGAAACCGATCTCAAGCACCCCGATTTTCATTACCGAATCAAGGCCATAGCTGCGCTACGTGACTTCCCCGCCGAAGTGGCAGTGCCATTACTACGGGAGCATCACCAGGATCGTGAGTTTCTGGTGCGATCGTTTGTGGCGCGGGAGCTGGGTCGCCAAAAAATTCCCGCTTCCTTTGAATTGTTGTTGCAAATGATGCTTTGTGATGACAACCCCAATGTGCGGGCAGAGGCGGCTAACTCGGTTTCGTTGTTTGAAGATATTGCCCCACCTCATCTGGTGCAATCCTTTGCCAGGGATGATAACTGGTTGGTGCGGCGCAGCATTCTGGGTGCGTTGGCGGATATGCAATGTGTGGCGGAGTTGCTGGCGGTGTCGCAACTTGGGATCGCGGGTGAGGATTTGTCAGTGAAGGGTACTTCGATCGCGGCGCTGGCTACTTTGGCCAAGACCGAATTTGCAGCGGCGGCGCTGGAATTAATTCTGGCAAACAATGATTCAACGGTGGAATATGTGCGGATTCGGGTCGCCCATGCGTTGCGCGCTTTTGATGCACCGGAGGCAAGGGAGGCGTTAGCGCAGTTGCGCCAGGATGAATCGCACCGGGTTGTGGGTGCGGCGCTGGAGGGGTTGTTGCCCCAGGATGTTTAA
- a CDS encoding phycobilisome linker polypeptide, producing the protein MLPTASRLGISQIEETPALEWWPGQSDEQADNIIRAAYRQVLGNAYVMQSERLTSVESRFKRNELTVRELVREIAKSDLYKTRFFDSCDRLRGIELNFRHLLGRTPLDYDELKMHCSIYDNEGYEADIDSYIDSEEYQEAFGDNIVPYIRGYKTEACQSIRQFSQLFQMVRGAASYSLKSDFGDKAPKLNALTITRTPATVINPSPATTGGAFSNPPENARVNLAPGASVKSKTYRLEVTGFCKISRFARSNQVYYVPFDRLLSEYQRIHKQGGSIASVTPV; encoded by the coding sequence ATGCTGCCAACAGCTTCACGCTTAGGTATCAGTCAAATTGAGGAAACTCCCGCCCTTGAATGGTGGCCAGGTCAATCCGACGAGCAAGCCGATAATATTATTCGCGCTGCCTATCGCCAGGTGTTAGGCAATGCCTATGTAATGCAAAGCGAGCGGCTTACCTCGGTCGAATCCAGGTTCAAGCGGAATGAATTGACTGTTCGGGAACTGGTGCGGGAAATCGCCAAATCCGATCTCTACAAGACTCGCTTCTTTGATAGTTGCGATCGCCTGCGGGGGATTGAATTAAACTTCCGCCATCTGCTCGGCCGCACCCCATTGGATTACGATGAGCTCAAAATGCACTGCTCGATCTATGACAATGAAGGATATGAGGCTGATATTGATTCCTACATCGATAGCGAAGAATATCAAGAAGCCTTTGGTGACAACATTGTGCCCTATATCCGTGGCTATAAGACTGAAGCTTGTCAGAGCATCAGACAATTCTCGCAATTGTTCCAAATGGTGCGCGGCGCAGCTAGCTATAGTCTCAAGAGTGATTTTGGCGACAAGGCTCCTAAGCTCAATGCCTTGACCATCACCAGAACCCCAGCCACAGTAATTAACCCTTCACCAGCCACCACTGGTGGAGCCTTCTCCAATCCGCCAGAAAATGCCAGAGTTAACCTGGCTCCTGGGGCAAGCGTCAAGAGCAAAACCTATCGCCTGGAGGTAACTGGTTTCTGTAAGATTTCTAGATTTGCCCGCTCCAACCAGGTGTATTATGTCCCCTTCGATCGCCTGCTGTCTGAATATCAACGGATTCACAAGCAAGGTGGCTCGATCGCCAGCGTTACCCCCGTATAA